The genome window AACGGCAGGTCGTGGCTCGCCACGATCAGCGCGCCCTCGTACGATTCCAGGGCCGTGGTGAGCTGCCGCACGCTCGCCATGTCGAGGTTGTTGGTCGGCTCGTCCAGCATGAGCAGCTGCGGCGCGGGCTCGGCGAGCATCAGCGCGGCCAGGGCGGCGCGGAAGCGCTCGCCACCCGACAGGGTTCCGGCCGGCTGGTCGGCCCGGGTGCCGCGGAACAGGAAGCGGGCCAGGCGTGCCCGGATCCGGTTGTTGGTGGCGGCGGGTGCGAACCGGGCCACGTTCTGCACCACCGTCAGCCCGTCGTCCAGGACGTCGAGTCGCTGCGGCAGGAAGCGCAGCGGCACATGCGCCGTCGCCTCGCCCGCCACCGGGTCCAACTCGCCCGCGATGGTGCGCAGCAGCGTGGTCTTGCCCGCGCCGTTGCGCCCGATCAACGCGATCCGCTCGGGACCGCGCAGTTCCAGGCCCCCCTGCACACGGGCGCCGTACGTCAGCTCCAGGTCCAGGAGCGTCAGGACGGACCGCCCCGGCGGTACCGCCGTGTACGGCAGGTCGACGCGGATCTCGTCGTCGTCCCGGACCGCCTCGACCGCCTCGTCCAGTCTTTCCCTGGCCTCGGCGAGCCGCTCCTCGTGCAGAAGACGGTGCTTGCCCGCCGACTCCTGTGCGGCCCGTTTGCGTGCCCCCATGACGATCTTCGGTTCGCGCTTGCTGTCCCACATCTTCTGCCCGTACCGCTTGCGGCGCGCCAGCTTCACCTGCGCGTCGACCAGTTCGCGCTTCTGCTTGCGCAGATCGGCCTCGGCGACGCGCACCATGCGCTCGGCCGCCTCCTGTTCGACGGCCAGTGCCTCCTCGTACGCGGAGAAGGTGCCGCCGAACCAGGTGACCTCCCCGACGCGCAGATCGGCGATCTGGTCGACCCGGTCGAGGAGTTCCCGGTCGTGGCTGACCACGACCATGAGCCCCGGCCAGGACTCGACCGCCGCGTACAGCCGTCTGCGCGCGTACAGGTCGAGGTTGTTGGTGGGTTCGTCGAGCAGCAGCACGTCCGGGCGGCGCAGCAGCAGCGCGGCCAGCCGCAGCAGGACGGACTCGCCACCGGAGACCTCGCCGATGGTGCGGTCCAGCCCGATGTGACCGAGGCCGAGTTCACCGAGCATCGCCTCGGCGCGCTCCTCCACGTCCCAGTCGTCGCCGACGGTCGTGAACTGCTCCTCCGCCACGTCGCCCGCCTCGATGGCGTGGAGCGCGGCGCGCTGGGCGGCGATGCCGAGGGCCTCGTCGACCCGCAGGGCGGTGTCGAGCGTCACGTTCTGCGGCAGATGGCCGACCTCTCCCGTGACGCGCACGGTGCCCGAAGCCGGGGTGAGTTCGCCGGCGATCAGCTTCAACAGGGTGGACTTCCCAGATCCGTTGGTTCCGACGAGCCCGGTCCTGCCGGCGGCGAAGGCGACCTGGAGGTCCTCGAAGACGGAGGTGCCGTCGGGCCAGGAGAAGGAAAGGGAGGTGCAGGTGATGGAAGATGACATACGGGCCTCGCGGTTGCTCAGGGGCGGGTGTCGGGCAACGCGTGTGAGACACCGCATGAGGCGACGGTCCGCGAACGGAGGGAAGAGGAAGCTCCGCACCGAAAGGACGGCTCGAACGCCGAGGTCGCACGCGACGCACACAGACACGGGCAGTGCTGTGCGACGCGGTGTCTCAAGACCTCAGACGAGCAACGTCCTTCTCCTCCCGGCGGCAACAGAAGCGTTGAACACCGTACGAGGGGCTCGGGAGAGCGTCAACGCAATTAAATGCGCGGAGGGCGCCCCCGGTCCCTCGCCCTTGTCGTCCGCCCTACCCGCATGTCGGATTTCCGCCAGCCACCGGCCCCCGCCCGTTGGTTGACTCGTCCGCATGACGAACAAGACCTCGCCGCGTGAGCAGGCCCTCGCCTTCCGTTCCCTGCATGTGCCCGGTCGTCCGCTCGTGCTGCCCAACGTCTGGGACGTCGCCAGCGCGAGGCTCGTCGAGGACGCGGGGGCCGCGGCCGTCGCCACGACGAGCGCCGGGCTCGCCTGGGAGCTGGGCGCCGCCGACGGCGACCGCCTCTCCGGCGGCGACGCCTTCGCGGCCCTTACCCGGATCGCGGACGCGGTGCGCGTCCCGGTGAGCGCGGACGTCGAGACCGGGTACGCCGATGACGCCGCGGGCGTCGGCGCCACGATCAGGGCGGTGCTGGCGGCGGGCGCCGTCGGCGTCAACATCGAGGACGGCCTGTACGGCGGCGGCGCCTCGCTGCGCCCGGTCGCCGAGCAGGCGGCGCGCATCGCCGCCGCGCGCGAGGCCGCCGAGGCGGCCGGGGTGCCTCTGTTCGTCAACGCGCGCGTCGACACGTATCTGCGCGGCGCCGGAGGCCTGGAGGAGACCCTGGAGCGGGCAGCCGCGTTCCTCGCCGCCGGAGCGGACGGCGTCTTCGTCCCCGGGGCCGTCGACCCGGTGACGGTGAAGGCACTCGCCGAGGGCATCGAGGGCCCGCTGAACGTGATGGCCGGCCCGGGCGCGCCCGCGGTGGCCGAACTGGCCGCCCTCGGCGTCGCCCGGGTCAGCGTCGGCTCGGGCATCGCACAGGCCGCCCACGCCCTGGTCCGCCGCGCCGCAAGGGAGCTGCTCGACGCGGGAACGTACGACGCACTGGCCGCCGGCCTCGACTACGGCGAGCTCAACGGGCTGCTGGGCGGGAGCAGCCAGAAGGCCTGAAGGGATGCGGGGTTGTGACCGTGTCCGGCTCCGCCGACCGGGCGCGACCGGCCACGGACGACCCGCACGCGACGTCGGACCGAAGGACGGCGAGCGGGCGCACCGAGGAGTTCAGCACGCGTCCCGCATCAGTTCCGCGAGGTCGTGGTCCAGGTCGACCTGAAGATGCTCCAGACCCACCGGCACCAGCTCGGTGGTCCGCTGCAGGAAGCGCTCGATCTCGTCCGAGTGGACGTGCACCACGGCGGTGCCCTCCGGGGCGTGGAACTCCAGGACGGTGCGCTCGTAGCCGTACGGCCGCACCCGGACGTCCCCGTGCCCCTCCGGGCCCTCCAGGCCGGCGGCGAGGAGTTCGCGGGCGAAGGTCCAGCACACCTCCACACCCTCCAGGGTGGCGGGGGCGGGGAAGGTCATGCGGACGGCGAACGGGTCGCTCCGGTCGTAGTGGAGCACGGCCGGAATGCTCTGCATGCGCGGCGCGGCAGCGACGAGACGGGCCTCCACGGGCTGCTCGATGACGGTCGACAACGCCTTGCTCCCTTGTGACGGCTGGACGGACTTCGGGCGGATGAGGCCAGGCACTTGAAGAGACGATGGAATCGGCCAATCCGTGCACATGAAATGCGAGTGACCTCTGTCACCGAGTCCATGCCACCGGACGGCGCACGGTGAGGGCGATCACTCCGGTGTCCCGCGGTCTCCGGGACACCGGAGAGGACACCGCGTACGCGCGTTCGGTTCCCGGGCGGGTGGTGGCGGTGAACCGCGGCGAAAGGGGTACTCGGGGAGCACCGCATTCGGAGAGGAAGTGACGGTCATGCCACGCGGCTCGAGCCCCAAGCGGGAACGACAGTACGAGCACATCAAGGAGAGCGCGCGCGACCGCGGGGAGGGCGAGGGACGCGCCAAGGAGATCGCGGCGCGGACCGTGAACAAGGAGCGCGCCCGTTCCGGTGAGTCCAAGACCGCGAGCCGCACGTCCACCCAGGACAAGTCGTCCGCCAAGCGCGGCGGACAGCGCTCGGGCAAGGGCTCCCAGGGGCAGACGTACGACCAACTGTACGAGGAGGCCAAGCGGCGCAACATCCGCGGCCGCTCGGACATGAACAAGAGCGAGCTTCAGCGCGCGCTGGGCAAGTGACGGCGGTCCGGGGGGTCGTACGCTCGTCACCACCATGACCGTCGTACGCACCCCCGCGGGCTGGCCCGCGACCGAAGAAGAGGCCCGTGCCGTGCAGGACGAGCTGCGCGGCCGGGTGATCCTCGACGAACCGGGGCCGCCGCCCGGGACCGGCCCCGTGACGGGGGTCGACGTCGCCTACGACGACGAGCGCGGCGTGGTCGCGGCGGCGGCCGTCGTCCTGGACGCGGCCACGCTCACCCCTCTCGCCGAGGCCACGGCCGTCGGTGAGGTCTCCTTCCCGTACGTTCCCGGTCTGCTCGCCTTCCGGGAGATCCCCACCGTCCTGGCCGCGTTGGAGGCCCTGGACCGCGATCCCGGGATGGTCGTCTGCGACGGCTACGGCCTCGCCCACCCGCGCCGGTTCGGTCTGGCGAGCCACCTCGGCGTCCTCACCGGACTGCCCACGATCGGCGTCGCCAAGAACCCGTTCACCTTCGCCTACGCGGAGCCGGGGACCGAGCGCGGCAGCAGCAGCCCGCTCCTCGCGGGCAGCGAGGAGGTCGGCAGCGCCCTGCGCACCCAGGCGGGCGTCAAGCCGGTGTTCGTCTCCGTGGGGCACCGGGGTCGGCCTCGACACCGCCTGCGCGCACACCCTCGCGCTCGCCCCGGTGTACCGCATCCCCGAGTCCACCCGGCGCGCCGACAGCCTGTGCAGGCGCGCCCTCAAGGAGGCCGTCGGGTCCGCGGCCTGAGTACTGCGCCTGAGTAGGTGAACGGATGTGGCCGCACCGCCGTGATCGGCAAGGTGGGACACATGACGACACACCGTGCGCCGAAGACCGTGAGCCACCCCGCCCAGCCCGTCGAGCGTGCCGTGACGGCCGCTCTGCTGCTCACCGCTCTCGCGGGGCTCGCCTGGATCGTCGGGATGGTCGTCACGGTCCTGGAGTGGGGGTCCTGACGCCGGCCGACGATTGCCCCCCGTGCCGTTGTCGGTGGCCGCGACTACGGTGAGGCGAGAATGTGCGTACGGAGAGTATGCGGTCGAGGCCCACGCTTGACTAAGCGCTTGCTCGATCGGATAGTGCCCGTACTGGAACACGTTCTCGACAACGCCGATCTCGGATCGGGTGTCTCACGGAGCTGGGGGCCGGATGGCAGTGGCAAGGACGCCGGGGCTGGGCCCCCTCGCCGGCGTGCGCGTCGTCGAGCTGGCCGGTATCGGGCCCGGCCCGTTCGCCGGCATGCTCCTCGCCGATCTCGGCGCCGACGTCGTCCGCGTGGACCGGCCGAACGGCTCCGGACTCGCCGTCGACCCGGAGTACGACGTCACCAACCGCAACAAACGCTCGGTGATCGTCGACCTGAAGACCGAGGAGGGCCCGGCCCGCGTCCTGGACCTGGCCGAGCGCGCCGACATCCTCATCGAGGGCTACCGCCCGGGCGTCGCGGAGCGCCTCGGCGTCGGCCCCGAGACCTGCCACGCCCGCAACCCCCGGCTCGTCTACGGCCGGATGACCGGCTGGGGCCAGGAGGGCCCGCTCGCCCCGCGCGCCGGACACGACATCGCCTACATCGCGCTCACCGGCACGCTCGGCATGATCGGCGCCCCGGACGCGCCGCCCGCGGTCCCCGCGAACCTCGTCGGCGACTACGCGGGAGGCGCGCTCTACCTCGTGGTCGGCGTTCTCGCCGCCCTCCACCACGCCCGCGCGACCGGAACCGGCCAGGTGGTGGACGCGGCCATCGTCGACGGTGCCGCCCACCTGGCCTCGATGATCCACGGCATGCTCGCCGCCGGGGGCTGGCAGGACCGGCGCGGCGCCAACCTGCTCGACGGAGGCTGCCCGTTCTACGGCACCTACGAGACGGCCGACGGCCGTTACATGGCGGTGGGTGCCCTTGAACAGCAGTTCTACGGGGAGTTCGTGGAGTTGCTGGGGATCGCGGACCGGGCCCCGGCCCGCAAGGACGTCGCCCGTTGGGATGAACTCCGGGAGCTGGTCGCGGCCCGTTTCAAGACCCGCACGCGCGACGAGTGGACCGCCGTCTTCGAAGGCTCCGACGCGTGCGTGGCGCCCGTCCTGTCACTCCGGGAGGCGCCGGCACACCCCCACCTCGCCGCCCGCGGCACCTTCACCGACCACGGCGGCATCACCCAGCCGGCGCCCGCGCCCCGCTTCTCGGTCACCCATACGGCGGTGCACGGCGGGCCCGCGCAGCCCGGCGCCGACACCGAGGACGTCGCCCGCGACTGGGACGTGCCGCGACTCCTCGGGGCGGCGACCGACGAAGCTTTCGACCCTCCCGAGCCGCGCCTGCCCGGCCGACCCTCCTCGAAAGGCTGACAGTTGAGCACCGAAGCGTACGTCTACGACGCGATCCGCACCCCGCGCGGACGCGGCAAGGCCAACGGCGCCCTGCACGGCACCAAGCCCATCGACCTGGTGGTCGGGCTCATCCACGAGACGCGGCGGCGTTTTCCCGATCTCGACCCCGCCGCGATCGACGACATCGTGCTCGGTGTGGTGAGCCCGGTCGGCGACCAGGGCTCCGACATCGCCCGGATCGCCGCGATCGCCGCCGGACTGCCCGACACGGTGGCCGGCGTCCAGGAGAACCGCTTCTGCGCGTCCGGTCTCGAAGCGGTCAACCTGGCCGCCGCGAAGGTCCGCTCGGGCTGGGAGGACCTGGTGCTCGCGGGCGGCGTCGAGTCGATGTCCCGGGTTCCGATGGCCTCGGACGGCGGCGCCTGGTTCGCCGACCCGATGACCAACATGACCGTCAACTTCGTGCCGCAGGGCATCGGCGCCGACCTCATCGCCACCATCGAGGGCTTCTCCCGCAGGGACGTCGACGAGTACGCGGCGCTGTCCCAGGAGCGGGCGGCGGCGGCCTGGAAGGACGGCCGCTTCGACCGCTCCGTGGTCCCCGTGAGGGACCGCAGCGGTCTCGTCGTCCTCGACCACGACGAGCACATGCGGCCCGGCACCACCGCCGACTCTCTCGCCAAGCTGAAGCCGTCGTTCGCGGACATCGGCGAACTGGGCGGCTTCGACGCGGTGGCGCTGCAGAAGTACCACTGGGTCGAGCAGATCGACCACGTCCACCACGCGGGCAACTCCTCAGGCATCGTCGACGGCGCGGCCCTCGTCGCCATCGGCTCCAAGGAGACCGGCGAGCGGTACGGGATGCGGCCCCGGGCCAGGATCGTGTCCGCGGCGGTCTCCGGCTCCGAGCCGACGATCATGCTGACCGGACCCGCGCCCGCCACCCGCAAGGCCCTCGCCAAGGCCGGGCTGACGATCGACGACATCGACCTCGTCGAGATCAACGAGGCGTTCGCCGCGGTCGTGCTGCGCTTCGCCAAGGACATGGGGCTGTCCCTGGACAAGGTCAACGTCAACGGCGGCGCCATCGCGCTCGGCCACCCGCTCGGCGCGACCGGCGCGATGATCCTCGGCACGCTGGTGGACGAACTGGAGCGGCAGGACAAGCGGTACGGGCTGGCCACGCTGTGCGTGGGCGGCGGCATGGGCATCGCCACGATCGTCGAACGCGTCTGACCTTCCCCAACGGATCGAACGGTTCGAACGGACCTTACGGAGCACCCCGATGAGCACAGAGTCCACCACCATCCGCTGGGAGCAGGACGACACCGGCGTCGTCACCCTCGTCCTCGACGACCCGAACCAGTCCGCGAACACCATGAACCAGGCGTTCAAGGAGTCGATCGCGGCGATCGCCGAGCGGGCCGAGGCCGAGAAGGACTCCATCCGCGGCATCGTCTACACCTCCGCGAAGAAGACCTTCTTCGCGGGCGGCGACCTCAAGGACATGATCAAGGCCGGCCCCGAGGACGCCCAGCAGGCGTTCCAGACCGGTGTGGCGATCAAGAACTCCCTGCGCCGTATCGAGACCCTCGGCAAGCCGGTCGTCGCCGCCCTCAACGGCGCGGCCCTCGGCGGCGGCTACGAGATCGCCCTCGCCTCCCACCACCGCATCGCCCTCGACGCCCCCGGCTCCAAGATCGGCCTTCCCGAGGTCACCCTGGGTCTGCTCCCGGCGGGCGGCGGCGTCACCCGCACCGTGCGCCTGATGGGCATCGCCGACGCCCTGCTGAAGGTGCTGCTCCAGGGCACCCAGTACTCGCCCCGGCGCGCGCTGGAGAACGGTCTCGTGCACGAGGTCGCCGCCACCCCCGAGGAGATGATGGCCAAGGCCCGCGCCTTCATCGACGCCAACCCCGAGTCCCACCAGCCCTGGGACCGGCCCGGCTACAAGATCCCGGGCGGTACGCCGTCCAACCCGAAGTTCGCCGCCAACCTGCCCGCCTTCCCGGCCAACCTGAGGAAGCAGCTGAACGGCGCCCCCTACCCGGCCCCGCGCAACATCCTCGCGGCGGCCGTCGAGGGCTCCCAGGTCGACTTCGAGACCGCCCTGACCATCGAGGCGCGCTACTTCACCGAGCTGGTCACCGGGCAGACCGCGAAGAACATGATCCAGGCGTTCTTCTTCGACCTCCAGGCCGTCAACTCGGGCGCCAACCGCCCGGGGGGCATCGAACCGCGCCAGGTCCGCAAGGTGGCCGTCCTCGGCGCCGGCATGATGGGCGCGGGCATCGCCTACGCGTGTGCCCGCGCGGGCATCCAGGTCGTCCTGAAGGACGTCTCCCTCGAGGCGGCCGTCAAGGGCAGGGGCTACTCCGAGAAGCTGTGCGCCAAGGCGGTCTCCAAGGGGCGTACGACCCAGGAGAAGGCCGACGCGCTGCTCGCCCGCATCACCCCCACCGCCGAGGCCGCCGACCTCGCGGGCTGCGACGCCGTCATCGAGGCCGTGTTCGAGGATCCGGCGCTCAAGCACAAGGTGTTCCAGGAGATCGAGAACGTCGTCGAGCCCGACGCGCTGCTGTGCTCCAACACCTCCACCCTGCCGATCACCGCGCTCGCGGAGGGTGTGGAGCGGCAGTCCGACTTCGTCGGGCTGCACTTCTTCTCGCCGGTCGACAAGATGCCGCTCGTCGAGATCATCAAGGGGGAGCGGACCGGTGAGGAGGCGCTGGCGCGCGCCTTCGACCTGGTGCGGCAGATCAACAAGACGCCGATCGTGGTCAACGACTCGCGGGGCTTCTTCACCTCCCGGGTCATCGGCCACTTCATCAACGAGGGTGTCGCGATGGTCGGCGAGGGCATCGAGCCCGCGTCCGTCGAGCAGGCGGCGGCCCAGGCGGGCTACCCGGCGAAGGTGCTGTCCCTGATGGACGAGCTGACGCTCACCCTGCCCCGGAAGATCCGCAACGAGACCAAGCGGGCCGTGGTGGAGGCGGGCGGCACCTGGACACCGCACCCGGCAGAGGCCGTCATCGACCGCATGATCGACGAGTTCGGCCGCACCGGGCGCA of Streptomyces cynarae contains these proteins:
- a CDS encoding ABC-F family ATP-binding cassette domain-containing protein; the protein is MSSSITCTSLSFSWPDGTSVFEDLQVAFAAGRTGLVGTNGSGKSTLLKLIAGELTPASGTVRVTGEVGHLPQNVTLDTALRVDEALGIAAQRAALHAIEAGDVAEEQFTTVGDDWDVEERAEAMLGELGLGHIGLDRTIGEVSGGESVLLRLAALLLRRPDVLLLDEPTNNLDLYARRRLYAAVESWPGLMVVVSHDRELLDRVDQIADLRVGEVTWFGGTFSAYEEALAVEQEAAERMVRVAEADLRKQKRELVDAQVKLARRKRYGQKMWDSKREPKIVMGARKRAAQESAGKHRLLHEERLAEARERLDEAVEAVRDDDEIRVDLPYTAVPPGRSVLTLLDLELTYGARVQGGLELRGPERIALIGRNGAGKTTLLRTIAGELDPVAGEATAHVPLRFLPQRLDVLDDGLTVVQNVARFAPAATNNRIRARLARFLFRGTRADQPAGTLSGGERFRAALAALMLAEPAPQLLMLDEPTNNLDMASVRQLTTALESYEGALIVASHDLPFLESIGITRWLLLDGELKETTPEAVGEPDRP
- a CDS encoding acetyl-CoA C-acetyltransferase: MSTEAYVYDAIRTPRGRGKANGALHGTKPIDLVVGLIHETRRRFPDLDPAAIDDIVLGVVSPVGDQGSDIARIAAIAAGLPDTVAGVQENRFCASGLEAVNLAAAKVRSGWEDLVLAGGVESMSRVPMASDGGAWFADPMTNMTVNFVPQGIGADLIATIEGFSRRDVDEYAALSQERAAAAWKDGRFDRSVVPVRDRSGLVVLDHDEHMRPGTTADSLAKLKPSFADIGELGGFDAVALQKYHWVEQIDHVHHAGNSSGIVDGAALVAIGSKETGERYGMRPRARIVSAAVSGSEPTIMLTGPAPATRKALAKAGLTIDDIDLVEINEAFAAVVLRFAKDMGLSLDKVNVNGGAIALGHPLGATGAMILGTLVDELERQDKRYGLATLCVGGGMGIATIVERV
- a CDS encoding CaiB/BaiF CoA transferase family protein, translated to MAVARTPGLGPLAGVRVVELAGIGPGPFAGMLLADLGADVVRVDRPNGSGLAVDPEYDVTNRNKRSVIVDLKTEEGPARVLDLAERADILIEGYRPGVAERLGVGPETCHARNPRLVYGRMTGWGQEGPLAPRAGHDIAYIALTGTLGMIGAPDAPPAVPANLVGDYAGGALYLVVGVLAALHHARATGTGQVVDAAIVDGAAHLASMIHGMLAAGGWQDRRGANLLDGGCPFYGTYETADGRYMAVGALEQQFYGEFVELLGIADRAPARKDVARWDELRELVAARFKTRTRDEWTAVFEGSDACVAPVLSLREAPAHPHLAARGTFTDHGGITQPAPAPRFSVTHTAVHGGPAQPGADTEDVARDWDVPRLLGAATDEAFDPPEPRLPGRPSSKG
- a CDS encoding 3-hydroxyacyl-CoA dehydrogenase NAD-binding domain-containing protein produces the protein MSTESTTIRWEQDDTGVVTLVLDDPNQSANTMNQAFKESIAAIAERAEAEKDSIRGIVYTSAKKTFFAGGDLKDMIKAGPEDAQQAFQTGVAIKNSLRRIETLGKPVVAALNGAALGGGYEIALASHHRIALDAPGSKIGLPEVTLGLLPAGGGVTRTVRLMGIADALLKVLLQGTQYSPRRALENGLVHEVAATPEEMMAKARAFIDANPESHQPWDRPGYKIPGGTPSNPKFAANLPAFPANLRKQLNGAPYPAPRNILAAAVEGSQVDFETALTIEARYFTELVTGQTAKNMIQAFFFDLQAVNSGANRPGGIEPRQVRKVAVLGAGMMGAGIAYACARAGIQVVLKDVSLEAAVKGRGYSEKLCAKAVSKGRTTQEKADALLARITPTAEAADLAGCDAVIEAVFEDPALKHKVFQEIENVVEPDALLCSNTSTLPITALAEGVERQSDFVGLHFFSPVDKMPLVEIIKGERTGEEALARAFDLVRQINKTPIVVNDSRGFFTSRVIGHFINEGVAMVGEGIEPASVEQAAAQAGYPAKVLSLMDELTLTLPRKIRNETKRAVVEAGGTWTPHPAEAVIDRMIDEFGRTGRSGGAGFYEYGEDGRRGRLWPGLREHFTEPGYRIPFRDMQERMLFSEALDTVRLLEEGVLTSVADANIGSIFGIGFPGWTGGVLQYINGYEGGLPGFVARARELAERYGERFTPPALLVEKAEKGERFTDAH
- the mmpA gene encoding morphogenic membrane protein MmpA, whose protein sequence is MTTHRAPKTVSHPAQPVERAVTAALLLTALAGLAWIVGMVVTVLEWGS
- a CDS encoding spore wall synthesis regulator SsgD, translating into MSTVIEQPVEARLVAAAPRMQSIPAVLHYDRSDPFAVRMTFPAPATLEGVEVCWTFARELLAAGLEGPEGHGDVRVRPYGYERTVLEFHAPEGTAVVHVHSDEIERFLQRTTELVPVGLEHLQVDLDHDLAELMRDAC
- a CDS encoding isocitrate lyase/PEP mutase family protein, with amino-acid sequence MTNKTSPREQALAFRSLHVPGRPLVLPNVWDVASARLVEDAGAAAVATTSAGLAWELGAADGDRLSGGDAFAALTRIADAVRVPVSADVETGYADDAAGVGATIRAVLAAGAVGVNIEDGLYGGGASLRPVAEQAARIAAAREAAEAAGVPLFVNARVDTYLRGAGGLEETLERAAAFLAAGADGVFVPGAVDPVTVKALAEGIEGPLNVMAGPGAPAVAELAALGVARVSVGSGIAQAAHALVRRAARELLDAGTYDALAAGLDYGELNGLLGGSSQKA
- a CDS encoding plasmid stabilization protein, whose product is MPRGSSPKRERQYEHIKESARDRGEGEGRAKEIAARTVNKERARSGESKTASRTSTQDKSSAKRGGQRSGKGSQGQTYDQLYEEAKRRNIRGRSDMNKSELQRALGK